GTGTCATGGGAGGACCCAACGATACAGGACCTGCAATCATCAGCGACGAGGGCTTTATCGTGGGACATGGCGAAGGAGGTTATGTGCTCCAGTTTGATCCATCGGATGCCCCGCCGAATTTAGCTCATCTTTTATCGGACACTTTAACTCGCGTCGATGTAACCGGAGCAGCAGGGACTTCGAGTTGGTGTGGGTATGGGTACTACGGACCCGGACCGGTCATAAACGGAACGACCTATACCACTTCTCCCACGCTCCATCCGTATGCCATTAACGATAGCAACCTGGTCGTGGGCGGAGACGGTTCCAATGCCAAGCTGGTGCAGGTTTCAGGATCAACCCTTCAAATCACCAACCTGGGCTCGGGCGCAGCAAAAGCCCTCAACAACCACACCAGCACCATCAGCGGCAGTTCCACCCCAACGCCTCAGATCATTGGATTCGATGGCCCAGGCAACGGCACACTCTGGGAAAAGACCAAGTTCGACGGCAGCTCCTCGGACACCTATATCAAAAAGAATCTTAACGATCTAATCCCAACAACAAGCGGCTGGGTTTTGCAAAGCCCCACCTACTCCAGCCCCTGCGTCGCCATCAACAACTCGGCCCTAATCGTCGGCACCGCAACCTACTCAGGCTCCGATTCCTCCATCGCCCCAGGCCAGCACGGAATCATGCTGATTCCGTTTGAAGTGGTTAGGGAAACTCAACCCGGAAGCAGCCAATATCATAAAATAGACCAAGTCCCGCTTTTCCAGGGCGACCCCAGGCAGTTTGGAGAAAACGATACTGGGGTAGAATCCATCCCCCTCAATATTACACCCCAAATGACAATTTCAGCCGGTGCCTTTTCGGCGGATCAGCCCGACAGCATATTTGTTCATCTGGATGGCAAAGCGACGGGGGAATTCAACGGGACTTTGGTGGAAACCGGAAACAATACAAACACATTTGCCAACAATGATGGCACTGTGACTGTTGTTTTGAACTCCGCGAATGCAAATGCCTGGCAGGCCATCGTTTCAGTTGCGGCCTTGGGTTACTCAAATACACCATTCACGTTGAAGCACACCGGAACGAATACTTATGCCTCCTTTGTGCAATTGGCTGAGGCAGACAATGTTTATTTGGACGACGGAGCCATTGATACGCTTCATATCAGCATCCTGTATGGTGACGCCAATTCTCCAGTGGCCAATCTGGGCCAGCCTTTGGCTGTAACCGCGGTTGAAACAGGAGCCAATACTCGCCAATTTGTTGATGCTGCCAATGGCATAACTGTCCAAGTACTCAACAATCCCACCTTCGACAGTTCCGCTATTGATGTTCTTCAATGCAAAATTTACACCACAACTGATCCACAGAGCGCGGTGACCGTTGAACTTCTTGAAACAGGCCCCAATACAAGGAATTTCACCAGTCAGACCCGCCAAATTAGCCTGCTTGATGACCATAGCAGCGAAGCCAACGATCCGGAAACCCTAGGCAGCGGAGTGTGTTTTGTAAAAATGCCACAGATAACCGGCTTGAATTCGATTAAAATTCATACTTCGGATCAAGAAAATGATCCGGGGGTGGAAGTTCCGCTTCAGGCCATGCCAAATCAGCCAGGCATGATGATTTCAGAGCCGTTCATCTTACTGCCCCAAGACTCGCAGAAAGAATATGCCCACTATAACAGCACCACTCTTCATAACGTGCGTTCCGCAGTCAGCAATGCCGATCACATCAACTATAACTTTGTATTTGATAATGCCCCGGACACAAAAAGTGGCGTCAAGACAGCAGTTCAGCGCGGGCTTTTTGCTGCGTGGTCAGTCCCTGAAATGATGAGAGGAAACCCCGAAGTCGAAAGGCATTTGCGGGGCTATCCGGATGCTGCAACAGAAAGCCAGAATGTGCCGCCGGATTCCGTTATACAACAGGATGAGCAGCGGATGCTAAATAGCCTTGCAAATGTCCGAACGGATGGAGATGCCAATCTTGAATTATACGGCAATGTCAGAAACAAGAATTTGCTTTGGGCTGACAATACCGACATCGGAGACGTGCTGCGCCGCTATGATTATGTTCTATTGGCCTGTCACGGGATGACCCGTGCTTCGCATTTCGATTTTTATCAAACCCCGGAAGCTCCCCGTGTTGGGTTCCAAGGCTTTGTTTTAATGAAACACCAGAACGGCAACATACAATTTCAGGGTTACACGCCTGACGATGTCAAGATGATGACTTTGTTGGCGGCACCGAAACTTGTGTTCCTGAGCGCATGTGGCTCGGCAGAAAATCGGCAAGGAGCCAAGACCCAGGAAATGCGGGATGCCTTCCGTTCCTATGTCTATATTGGCTGGAGCGACGAAGTCTTCATGCGCCAGGCAGCGTATGCAGAGGAGAGATTTTTCAAAGAGTTTAAAGAGGATACAACAGTTCTGACAGCCCTTGACCGCGCCAGTTCAGAATCGCCGGCCAAAATCGAATTGGCTGACATGGCCAATCACCCGGATGAAGTAATTGCGCAATTGAATAGGTTGGAAGATATTGCGCCCAGTTCTTATACGGCAAAGCAATTGATTGAAAAGAAGGTGCCTGGGACCGTGCAAAATCCATGAAACAAATCGCCTTCATCACATTGATATTATTTGGCTGTTGGGCACAGGCAGTCCCAATGGCTTCCCCATCAGATACAGAAACAGACTCGGAAAGCGCCTGCCGTCACAAAACCAGTGTTCTGGTTGATAAAATCAACCAGTTTTATTTGGAGAATGGGTTTAAATCTTCATTGATACAAGTTTCGAAATGGAAACTGGAGTTGACAGATGCTCCACATGACTACCACCAGGGGGCAATTCGATTAAATGGTTATAAAGATCCGAATCCAAGCCAGGTTGCAACATTCAATTTTTTACAAACATCATTCAAATTTATTCAGTTTTTTAATGATAACTATCATGCAAACGCACCTTTCTATGACGCGCCCGAACGAATTCCCAAATGGCCAAAGGAGAAGGCGGAACAGTTAGCCTCCGAGTTTGCTAAAATTTTTTTGCAAGATTGGAATCTTGCAGACTTTAAATTTGAAAAAGTTGTTTGGGAATCAAATTCAGGCGGCGGGGGACCAATAGGTAAGCCCATGAAGTACAGCGAGGGTTATTGGATTGCAATTCTCCGGCGCACAACTCCCTCTGGAGTTCCTTTTGATGATGATTCGATTATGGTCGATATTAGTGAAACGTATGGCCCATACATCCTGAGTCTGTTTTATTTGACCCACTATGAAGAAAAGCCATACCAAAAAATTGGCGAAGACAAGGGCTTGCAGCTTGCCAACGAAAAACTGCCTGAAATCCTGAAGCTGCAGGGGTTGGTTTCGGATACCAAGACCATCAGTGTTTTAGAAAAGCCCAGGATCCGGGAAGTCATTGTTCGTCCCAATTATTGGCCCAAAACTTCCAAGCGACCCGTCACCTTGGAAGAGCGGTCTGAGGGCCGCCCCGCTTACATCGTCACGTACCATGTTTTAACAGCAGTAGGAAATAAACCTGTTGTGGTGTACATTGATTCCGAAACGGGCGATTTTTTGGGCGGAAATTACTAACGCTTTTGTCGGATGTGAAAAGTTCAGGACTTTTCACTATGCTCTGTTCTCCGCCAGGGAACATTTTGGGTGCGGGTGAACCAACGGAAATACAAACCGCCCCTATCCCGACAGACAAAGTGGGCAATCTTTTTACTTGGGGCACCTCATATATCCACAGCGTGGGAACTTTGTGGGTGTTTGTCGGAACTGAGTTCAATTCATGTTGGAACTTTGTCGGAACATCGTTGGAAATCATGCCCCCATCCCAACGTCAAGGCCTCCAAAAATGACCTCCTAAACGGTTGGCCTTGGAGTTGAAGGGACGCAGAACACGGCACCCCGAACAGGTTCGGTCAAGGGCCGTTCACGGTGCATCCGTCATGCTTCATTGATGCTTCAGTCATTCTTCTTTTGTGCATCACCATGCTCCGCACTGTCGATTGATACCTGTGCCACCGAGATGCTCCGGGGCGGCGCTTCCGTCCGGCATGTGCAGGAAATGCTCGGTCACAGCCAGATTACCACCACCCAGGTGTACACCCGCGTTGTGCCGGTCGATCTAAAAAAGGTTCATCAAAAAACTTCTCCCAGCGAACGGTTGAAAAAGATCGACGTGCCTGCCTTCCAGCGCCTCGGCTGGGGCGGAGAAAAAAGACACAGGAAATGGCGTGCTTCCACTCCCGCAAAGGCATAGCGTGAACCCAGTGAATGTCCCAAGTCTCTATCTGGATACTTCCGTCATCGGCGGGTATTATGATCCTCCATTCCAAGTTGCGACTCGTGAGTTGTGGCAAAAACAGCAGGCGGGAAAATACCGGTTCGTCTCCTCCCTGCTGGTGGATTTTGAAATCTCCACCGCACCCCAGCAAGTGCAGGACTTGATGCAACGCACCTTTACAGAAGCCGACTTGTTGCCGCTCACAGTGGAAGTGGAGGCATTGGCCCGGGCTTATATGGCTAAAAAAATTGTCCCATCCAAATATGCCGACGATGCCACCCATGTGGCCATTGCCGTGGTACATCGAGTGCCGGTGTTGGTCAGTTGGAACTTCAAACATCTGGTCAACCGAGATCGACGCACCGCGTTCAACGCGGTAAATTTGTTGCAGGGGTATCCTCCAGTGGATATATTGAGTCCGTTGGAGTTGTAAAATTATGGCAACGCGCAAAAAAACAGTGGATGCATTGGCGATATCCCGACGAGGCCGGGAACGAGTGAGTGCGTTATTGTCCCGGTTAAGCCACAAGGAAAAAGTGGCTTTGCTCAATACGCGCTTGTCCCGGTTCCGGCATGGCAAACCTTTAAAGATCGCTGCCTAATCCGTTCTGGTGCCGTCTTGGTGAGCCGCAGGGTTGCCACGTCAACGTGCTCTCAAAGCCAAAACTGTCTAAACAGCCGTAAAGTTGGCTCGACTCTCATTCTTTAGCTGCCAGATTAAGAGCCGTGGGCTACTTCCTGAAACCCGAGATAGGTACAGGGAAAAACCGCGCTTTTTGGCGCGGGTCAAATGGAAATAATGCCCTAATCGTCGGCACCGCAACCTACTCCGGCTCCGACAACTCCATCGCCCCAGGCCAGCACGGAATCA
The DNA window shown above is from Candidatus Methylacidiphilales bacterium and carries:
- a CDS encoding tyrosine-type recombinase/integrase translates to MLQSFFFCASPCSALSIDTCATEMLRGGASVRHVQEMLGHSQITTTQVYTRVVPVDLKKVHQKTSPSERLKKIDVPAFQRLGWGGEKRHRKWRASTPAKA